A part of Acropora palmata chromosome 6, jaAcrPala1.3, whole genome shotgun sequence genomic DNA contains:
- the LOC141885394 gene encoding uncharacterized protein LOC141885394 → MNYEPTTSLTLRKFEGNKIKLAARVAGDATRSIAGASLDAGLDSSDKGWTVEAQAEAYFLEVFNSDKKVIARFIGGQVRPRAGVDLNALEKDGNMLGAEAKWRVTLTEGCVGPIYLHFGAGLSAAVKLEGGALELKFAGTGFKFGSKMGLSLFDNEITADLRSLYGSFFRTLGKTLKGKKKDEESVTQ, encoded by the coding sequence ATGAATTACGAACCAACTACTAGCCTCACGCtaagaaaatttgaaggtAATAAGATAAAATTAGCCGCTCGGGTTGCTGGCGACGCTACTCGCTCGATCGCGGGCGCTTCATTGGACGCAGGTTTGGATTCGTCGGATAAAGGATGGACAGTGGAAGCACAAGCAGAGGCGTATTTTTTGGAGGTTTTTAATTCTGACAAGAAAGTTATTGCTCGATTTATTGGAGGTCAAGTCAGACCCCGGGCTGGAGTGGATCTAAATGCTCTTGAGAAAGATGGCAACATGCTGGGCGCTGAAGCGAAATGGCGAGTAACACTGACTGAAGGTTGCGTTGGGCCAATTTATCTCCACTTTGGAGCTGGATTATCAGCGGCGGTGAAACTGGAAGGTGGTGCCCTTGAGTTGAAGTTTGCTGGCACCGGCTTCAAATTTGGAAGCAAGATGGGATTATCTCTGTTTGACAACGAGATTACAGCGGATCTACGAAGTTTGTACGGAAGCTTCTTTCGTACCCTGGGGAAAACTCtcaagggaaagaaaaaggatgaGGAATCAGTAACTCAGTAA
- the LOC141885395 gene encoding uncharacterized protein LOC141885395 — translation MPYKRPKDLTFYNSDGKMVKVGARFATEPTCSYLEVSVDAGLDVKDHGATAAAEAQAYFLSVTGDDNQLIARFIGGQIGPSAGFHLNSLGKPGNMMGAEAKARATLSEAFVGPIHLHFGAGITAAAKLDGGTVQLKLLGTGVTVGKWMGFSLFDNEFAINIFDLLGFK, via the coding sequence ATGCCTTATAAAAGACCCAAGGATTTAACGTTCTACAATTCTGATGGCAAGATGGTAAAAGTAGGAGCTCGTTTTGCTACTGAACCTACATGCTCCTATCTCGAAGTCTCAGTCGACGCAGGCTTGGATGTAAAAGATCATGGGGCGACAGCAGCTGCAGAAGCACAGGCCTACTTCCTTTCTGTTACTGGAGATGATAACCAACTAATTGCAAGATTTATCGGGGGTCAAATTGGACCCAGTGCTGGCTTTCACCTGAACAGCCTTGGCAAACCTGGAAATATGATGGGTGCTGAGGCTAAGGCTCGAGCAACGTTAAGTGAAGCTTTTGTTGGACCGATTCATCTCCACTTTGGAGCAGGAATAACAGCAGCGGCAAAGCTGGATGGCGGGACCGTGCAGCTGAAGCTCTTAGGAACAGGAGTCACAGTTGGAAAATGGATGGGATTCTCTCTATTCGACAACGAGTTtgcaattaatatttttgatCTCCTTGGATTTAAGTAG
- the LOC141885396 gene encoding uncharacterized protein LOC141885396: MAYETSKDLTFYKSEGSMVQLGFRLPGDPTFSYLDVSLEAGVDVKDHGATAAAEAQGYFLSILGKNDKVIARFLGGQIGPTVGLHLNSLDKPGIMLGAEAKARATLSEALVGPIHLHFGAGITAAAKVEGGTLQLKLVGTGVTIGKRLGFSLFDNEFSVNIFDLLGL, translated from the coding sequence ATGGCTTATGAAACATCGAAGGATTTGACGTTCTACAAGTCTGAAGGCAGTATGGTACAACTGGGATTTCGTTTACCTGGTGATCCTACATTCTCTTATCTGGACGTCTCACTCGAAGCAGGCGTGGATGTAAAAGATCATGGGGCGACAGCAGCTGCAGAAGCACAGGGCTACTTCCTTTCTATTCTtggaaaaaatgacaaagtaATTGCACGATTTCTCGGGGGTCAAATTGGACCCACTGTTGGCCTTCACCTGAACAGCCTTGACAAACCTGGAATTATGCTGGGCGCTGAAGCAAAGGCTCGAGCAACGTTAAGTGAAGCTTTAGTTGGTCCGATTCATCTCCACTTTGGAGCAGGAATAACAGCAGCAGCTAAAGTGGAAGGCGGAACTCTGCAGCTGAAGCTGGTAGGAACAGGAGTCACAATTGGAAAAAGGCTGGGATTCTCTCTGTTCGACAACGAGTTTTCAGTTAACATTTTTGATCTCCTTGGACTTTAG
- the LOC141885392 gene encoding uncharacterized protein LOC141885392, with translation MPDQGLSAKELRRIWNDEFLPSIRREIKTEILELKSSIKALTERCNELEKSQDFVSKKYDTAIAALQSVKSEISNLDKKHTTIVNSLEEKLGELAGTTDRQDQSLYRVESALDETQQYLRRDCLEINGVPISSYENPNQLVKEVGLLAGVEIDDRHIAAAHKLPDSKNVKNRLIVKFIQRDKREELYKHRKNLVGKNISHLPSVEDGNGKIFINESLTSYRKRLFGRIREYKRNNNLKYLWTSNGKIMLKVNDTSPTQAFVTHEQFEDYLDQISNH, from the coding sequence ATGCCGGATCAAGGTTTAAGTGCAAAAGAATTACGAAGAATTTGGAATGATGAATTTCTACCAAGTATAAGACGTGAAATTAAAACCGAGATACTTGAACTCAAATCGAGCATCAAAGCACTAACTGAGAGATGTAACGAGTTGGAGAAGTCTCAAGATTTTGTCTCCAAGAAATATGACACTGCCATAGCTGCTCTCCAAAGTGTTAAAAGCGAAATATCTAACCTCGATAAAAAACATACAACGATTGTAAATTCGCTTGAGGAGAAACTCGGAGAGCTGGCGGGGACAACCGACAGACAAGATCAGTCATTGTATCGGGTCGAGAGCGCTCTTGATGAGACTCAACAGTATCTGAGGAGAGATTGTTTAGAAATCAACGGCGTACCGATCTCATCGTATGAAAACCCCAATCAACTTGTGAAAGAAGTTGGCTTGCTTGCTGGTGTTGAAATTGATGATCGCCATATTGCCGCCGCGCATAAACTCCCAGACTCAAAGAATGTAAAAAATCGTCTCATTGTGAAATTTATTCAGAGAGATAAGAGGGAAGAACTGTACAAGCATCGGAAGAACCTGGTAGGAAAAAACATCAGCCACCTGCCCTCAGTTGAAGATGGGAATGGCAAGATCTTTATTAATGAATCCTTGACTAGTTATCGCAAGAGGCTCTTTGGTCGCATAAGGGAGTACAAGAGAAAtaacaatttgaaatacctgTGGACAAGCAACGGTAAAATTATGCTGAAAGTGAATGATACGTCCCCCACACAAGCCTTTGTGACACACGAACAATTTGAGGATTATCTCGACCAGATAAGCAATCATTGA
- the LOC141885397 gene encoding uncharacterized protein LOC141885397 has protein sequence MDYKATSDRTFLKNDGKALKAGARLHGDPAYSYLEISVDSGLHVSEWGATVLAQARGYLVQIFGEYSEKKYARLFGGHFGPIVGFDFQSFVEKGKVLGAEARACATLVEAEIKNCYVHLGSGLTTGAKVENGSAEMKVFGTGFKVGKWIGVSLCDNELAFNIRSLFKNI, from the coding sequence ATGGATTACAAAGCCACCTCAGATCGAACGTTCCTCAAAAATGACGGGAAGGCGTTGAAGGCTGGAGCTCGGTTGCATGGCGACCCTGCGTACAGCTACCTGGAGATTTCTGTTGACTCAGGCCTTCATGTATCCGAGTGGGGTGCAACAGTACTAGCTCAAGCGCGTGGATACTTGGTACAGATTTTTGGAGAGTACTCGGAGAAAAAGTATGCGCGACTTTTTGGTGGCCATTTCGGACCCATTGTTGGGtttgattttcaaagttttgtcgaaaaaggaaaagtgctGGGCGCCGAAGCAAGAGCATGTGCAACACTGGTTGAAGccgaaattaaaaattgttatGTCCACCTCGGCAGTGGATTGACAACTGGTGCAAAAGTGGAAAACGGAAGCGCTGAGATGAAGGTTTTTGGCACTGGGTTCAAAGTAGGAAAGTGGATTGGAGTCTCCTTGTGCGACAACGAGCTTGCATTCAATATCAGATCTCTCTTCAAGAACATATAA
- the LOC141884677 gene encoding cationic amino acid transporter 4-like, with product MQDCAKLCDNLTRKKPVEDWFSETPLKRCLKTLDLTSIGVGTVVGSGLYVVTGELARDVAGPAVVLSFFLAGIAALLSGICYAEFGCRIPKAGSAYVYSYVTIGEFWAFIVGWNMILEYVIAAASLARACSEYVNSLAQGYVYKFFMEDIATWHVPALGTFPDFLAACLAVAFAVIVSLGVTKSSLVNKMLTFINLSVITFIIGAGLYFVEGKNWTMSFAPYGVSGILTASGSCFYAFVGFDVIGCASEEAVNPKSSVPLSIILTLLISFLAYFGVATVLTLILPYHQLRKFAPLAEAFAQRGFNSAKYLVATGGLCATMSTLLNNLFAAPRLVYSMASDGLLFNWFAHVHEKTRVPLRATITCGVLITVVALLFDIKQLVEMLSIGTIFAFTMVAISVLTSRYTPGVQSVTLQSESNRKKTKRWLETICCRKPPAEGKDEVSPKISYQQVATNEERSLDTSNKPDEKTSFRARIGTFMLTLSITGLIICLTRAGAQLVRGDAWAVLLCCIFGMMIITSLVYIMRQPKNSATFPFMVPGVPIIPAITIFLNVLLIVMLNHWTYIRFGVWMAVGLLVYFFYGYSHSIQSFRPSEEPAESAFILSEAPDFGKEIVESPSHFHRK from the exons ATGCAGGACTGTGCAAAACTGTGCGACAATTTAACACGGAAGAAACCTGTTGAGGACTGGTTTTCAGAAACTCCCCTCAAGAGATGTCTAAAAACACTGGATCTAACCTCTATCGGGGTGGGGACAGTCGTCGGTTCAGGCCTCTATGTCGTCACCGGGGAGCTGGCACGTGACGTGGCGGGACCTGCCGTCgttctctcatttttcctgGCAGGAATAGCCGCTCTCTTGTCTGGAATTTGTTACGCAGAGTTTGGCTGCCGCATACCGAAGGCTGGATCCGCTTACGTTTACTCCTATGTAACTATTGGTGAATTCTGGGCTTTCATCGTGGGGTGGAATATGATTCTAGAATACGTGATTGCCGCAGCTAGCCTGGCAAGAGCATGCAGTGAGTACGTAAATTCCCTTGCACAAGGCTACGTATACAAGTTCTTCATGGAAGACATTGCCACCTGGCATGTCCCAGCCCTCGGGACCTTTCCAGATTTCTTGGCCGCTTGTTTAGCTGTGGCTTTCGCGGTGATTGTGTCACTCGGTGTTACCAAGTCATCCCTGGTCAATAAAATGCTTACTTTCATAAATCTCTCTGTCATCACGTTTATCATTGGTGCAGGTTTGTATTTCGTAGAAGGAAAAAACTGGACGATGAGCTTTGCGCCATATGGAGTCAGTGGTATCCTGACCGCTTCTGGGAGTTGTTTTTACGCTTTTGTCGGTTTCGACGTCATAGGCTGTGCCAGTGAAGAGGCTGTAAATCCCAAAAGTTCAGTTCCATTGTCTATCATATTAACTCTACTGATCAGTTTTTTAGCCTACTTTGGAGTTGCTACAGTTCTTACACTCATTCTACCGTATCATCAGCTCAGAAAGTTCGCACCTTTAGCTGAAGCGTTTGCTCAGCGTGGATTCAACAGTGCAAAGTACTTAGTTGCAACTGGAGGATTGTGCGCAACAATGAGTACATTGCTTAATAACTTGTTCGCAGCCCCTCGCTTGGTCTATTCCATGGCGTCAGACGGTTTACTGTTTAACTGGTTTGCGCATGTGCACGAGAAGACCAGAGTTCCATTACGCGCAACGATAACTTGTGGGGTGTTAATCACTGTCGTGGCGTTGctgtttgatatcaaacaatTG GTTGAAATGCTGTCCATTGGCACAATATTTGCTTTCACAATGGTTGCAATCTCTGTGCTGACCTCTCGTTACACACCAGGAGTCCAAAGTGTAACCTTGCAAAGTGAGAGCAAcagaaagaaaactaaaagatGGTTAGAAACTATCTGCTGCCGAAAACCGCCAGCAGAAGGTAAAGATGAAGTATCACCGAAGATAAGTTATCAGCAAGTTGCAACTAACGAGGAAAGATCCCTAGATACATCAAACAAACCTGATGAAAAGACAAGCTTCCGAGCTCGCATTGGAACATTTATGCTAACTTTATCCATAACAGGACTGATAATATGTCTGACTCGTGCTGGTGCACAGCTGGTTCGAGGTGACGCATGGGCAGTTCTTCTGTGTTGTATATTTGGAATGATGATTATTACTTCTTTGGTGTACATAATGAGGCAGCCGAAGAATTCGGCGACTTTTCCTTTCATGGTTCCAGGAGTTCCAATTATTCCTGCGATCACAATATTTCTTAATGTTCTTCTGATAGTCATGCTCAATCATTGGACTTACATTCGATTTGGCGTGTGGATGGCTGTAG GTCTCCTGGTATACTTTTTCTATGGGTACAGTCACAGCATTCAATCTTTCAGACCTAGCGAAGAGCCGGCAGAATCAGCGTTCATTTTATCGGAGGCACCGGATTTCGGTAAAGAAATCGTAGAATCTCCGTCGCATTTCCATAGAAAGTGA